The following are encoded together in the Solenopsis invicta isolate M01_SB chromosome 14, UNIL_Sinv_3.0, whole genome shotgun sequence genome:
- the LOC113005382 gene encoding protein PXR1-like, translated as MLEGNEGKSAKKRRDVGMGKKRKAFFEDRGIKLKKIKKEKREEIFDFYKGEERNRKKQREERRERIQRSKENKWYQRVKREKIPEYLRKGWAENKWKRVAKYRLGEGMRKRNYWTSEENRKCRMCGMEEESWEHVWEECGSWKAERSWEEIVERVLVHNGEEEEWLRKLE; from the coding sequence ATGTTGGAAGGAAACGAGGGAAAAAGCGCGAAGAAGAGGAGAGATGTTGGaatgggaaaaaaaagaaaggctTTCTTTGAGGATAGGGgaataaaattgaagaagatAAAGAAGGAAAAGAGGGAGGAGATTTTTGATTTCTACAAAGGGGAGGAGAGGAATAGGAAGAAGCAGAGGGAGGAAAGACGGGAAAGGATTCAAAGATCAAAGGAGAATAAATGGTACCAGAGAGTTAAAAGGGAAAAGATACCGGAATATTTAAGGAAGGGGTGGGCAGAAAATAAGTGGAAAAGAGTAGCTAAATACAGATTAGGAGAGGGAATGAGAAAAAGGAACTATTGGACAAGTGAGGAAAATAGGAAATGCAGGATGTGTGGAATGGAGGAGGAATCGTGGGAACACGTATGGGAGGAATGTGGAAGTTGGAAGGCAGAAAGGAGCTGGGAAGAGATAGTGGAGAGAGTGTTAGTGCATAATGGAGAGGAGGAGGAGTGGCTGAGGAAGCTGGAATAA